A genomic stretch from Nocardia wallacei includes:
- a CDS encoding EXLDI protein encodes MTTEDYGEITLKDGPGGLRRKRFTGRYLAEAREVAKTGVTVDRVYHSRKGKFVIQRQRSDWSDVTTLTGLAADWTNWRGILGVGEQNWGDFTVEILDSLDDLRGVVPPKLYRRVVAATEQPHTEVLDI; translated from the coding sequence ATGACCACCGAGGACTACGGCGAGATCACCCTGAAGGACGGCCCGGGCGGCCTGCGCCGCAAGCGCTTCACCGGCCGCTATCTCGCCGAGGCCCGCGAGGTAGCGAAAACCGGCGTCACGGTGGACCGCGTATACCACAGTCGCAAGGGCAAGTTCGTGATTCAGCGCCAGCGATCGGACTGGTCCGACGTCACGACGTTGACCGGCCTCGCCGCCGACTGGACCAATTGGCGGGGCATACTCGGTGTGGGCGAGCAGAATTGGGGCGATTTCACCGTCGAGATCCTCGATTCGCTCGATGACCTGCGCGGCGTCGTCCCGCCCAAGCTGTATCGCCGGGTGGTCGCCGCAACGGAGCAGCCGCACACCGAAGTTCTCGACATCTGA